One Microbacterium keratanolyticum DNA window includes the following coding sequences:
- a CDS encoding DUF4194 domain-containing protein gives MTEPETEEQRPEETATVESGRDEASAVGTSTDDAFIAPVAMEDDPDDLFAGDRGTLDAEVRRVLVLILQRRFLSAERNRREWALLRDHHQIVESRLNDLFLRLVVDHTRGLAYKQQVRSDELDVPILLKDAPYTRAETLVLVHLRTVYQRESAAGESSPRIDIEDVEQTVLSYFAEVDGSTARQQKAIRNAMERLDREGIIDEETTGRYRISSLVEVVLSAEKLAELRDWLRARQAEKDTADAAPEGAEEHASNDADDLVEAGAL, from the coding sequence ATGACTGAGCCGGAAACCGAGGAGCAGCGTCCCGAGGAGACCGCCACCGTCGAGTCTGGGCGGGACGAGGCATCCGCCGTCGGAACCTCGACGGACGACGCCTTCATCGCCCCCGTGGCGATGGAGGACGACCCTGACGACCTCTTCGCCGGTGACCGCGGAACCCTCGACGCCGAGGTGCGCCGCGTGCTCGTCCTGATCCTGCAGCGTCGCTTCCTCTCTGCCGAGCGCAACCGCCGGGAGTGGGCGCTGCTGCGCGACCACCACCAGATCGTCGAGTCACGGCTGAACGACCTCTTCCTGCGTCTCGTCGTCGACCATACCCGCGGTCTCGCATACAAGCAGCAGGTGCGGTCCGACGAGCTCGATGTGCCGATCCTGCTCAAGGACGCGCCGTACACGCGTGCCGAGACGCTCGTGCTCGTGCACCTGCGCACCGTCTATCAGCGCGAATCCGCTGCGGGCGAATCCTCACCGCGCATCGACATCGAAGACGTCGAGCAGACGGTGCTCAGCTACTTCGCCGAGGTCGACGGCAGCACGGCCCGCCAGCAGAAGGCCATCCGCAATGCCATGGAGCGCCTCGACCGTGAGGGGATCATCGACGAGGAGACGACCGGACGCTACCGGATCAGCTCGCTCGTCGAGGTCGTGCTGAGCGCCGAGAAGCTCGCCGAGCTCCGGGACTGGCTGCGCGCACGGCAGGCCGAGAAGGACACCGCGGATGCTGCGCCTGAGGGCGCCGAAGAACACGCATCGAACGATGCCGATGACCTCGTGGAAGCGGGCGCGCTGTGA
- a CDS encoding ATP-binding protein produces MTMIDTLFGLIPAESRGQQWVAEDLQLVNWGGYDGGPHLVRFSPNATLLCGGSGSGKSTLMDAYIALMMPHTTPFNGASNGGVTGRPRGEEQRNILSYGRGKLDESRTDEGTKLRVLRGDGEDTWTAIAMTWRDHDDARFTALRAWYIPAGARTLEDTVRVRATTAAAFDLSLLDGAAAQRLAEPALRALGLETLGTDREFSARLHAVLGIGAAGSGAKAVSLLSRIQAGQQITTVDDLYKKLVLEEPETMATADAVVAHFDELESTRTSMLTARQQVSALEPIRGIQERIETAAERVRLIDEVGDFSQPASRASLWRAQRRLDLLREVETELRDRTRALDLELREKRALAAAADAEREGRLDVLRQSGGDRLETAQRELRGVERRLSEVRRERERFDADLNELDEEITTREQFDALLGRAAEATSDAAGRRAARAEFAEAESTRARLARELAAIEDERDKGSRVRGSIPSALDDSRALLARAAGLEPSDLPFVGELIEVRTEFEPWREAFNLALGGFATTLLIDEAHLPAFRAAIDTVRTPVRLRYEGIQSGLAQTRSGDVTTMPGRLEYRDSTFTGWLQQRLDERFAFVCVDSSAQLGEHRMALTIAGQMSQGSRGAHGGHGRENVLGFSNERRLRDLDGQLERLRGKVDAAAGAVRNAEAALDGIERRAAIFQRIKDLTWDQVDVAAVEAERDRWIAVETEVTDANPEIARLRAETEELKARSARLNGEIGATSVERDQVEKRWGDVTDDVDACQSVIDAAEAAEIALDAVQSRFLDDRFMLAEEEAQESASARLARLDLAVGSAAQRLSDDRRTAADTHAEQRDSMQRLMRGFLERWPSLALLPDPDASVGEFERILETLKTSGLHELENEWRDSLLKLSGNDLTSLDSTLSRSLREIKERIDPINRIMEALPFYDDAHRLQISPRENTSEPRKRFRRDLREVRALIEDATTDAEREHAYARMSRLIGRMRRTAPDFAELIDVRNHVRVSAERIDAQTKQHVALYDHIGEKSGGESQELVAFIVGAALRYQLGDAGAERPRYAPVFMDEALIKADAHFTKRAIGAWRGLGFQLIIGAPNDKYSAIEPHVDVEYDILKDTRGRSWAKAKVGLPQTAG; encoded by the coding sequence GTGACGATGATCGACACCCTCTTCGGGCTGATTCCCGCCGAGTCGCGCGGACAGCAGTGGGTCGCAGAAGATCTGCAGCTCGTGAACTGGGGCGGCTACGACGGTGGTCCGCACCTTGTGCGCTTCTCGCCCAACGCGACGCTGCTCTGCGGCGGCTCCGGCTCCGGCAAGTCCACGCTCATGGACGCCTATATCGCGCTCATGATGCCGCACACGACGCCCTTCAACGGTGCCTCGAACGGCGGCGTCACCGGGCGCCCGCGCGGCGAGGAGCAGCGCAACATCCTCTCCTACGGTCGCGGCAAGCTCGACGAATCGCGCACCGACGAGGGCACGAAGCTGCGCGTGCTCCGGGGCGACGGCGAAGACACCTGGACCGCCATCGCCATGACCTGGCGTGACCATGACGACGCACGCTTCACCGCCCTTCGCGCATGGTACATCCCGGCCGGCGCGCGCACGCTCGAAGACACCGTGCGCGTGCGTGCGACGACCGCCGCGGCGTTCGACCTCTCCCTGCTCGATGGTGCTGCGGCGCAGCGCCTCGCGGAGCCCGCGCTGCGCGCGCTGGGCCTGGAGACGCTCGGCACCGACCGAGAGTTCTCCGCGCGACTGCACGCGGTGCTGGGCATCGGAGCCGCAGGCTCGGGCGCGAAGGCGGTGAGCCTGCTCTCACGCATCCAGGCCGGTCAGCAGATCACCACCGTCGACGACCTGTACAAGAAGCTCGTGCTCGAAGAGCCCGAGACGATGGCCACCGCCGACGCGGTCGTCGCGCACTTCGACGAACTGGAGAGCACCCGCACGAGCATGCTCACAGCACGCCAGCAGGTGAGTGCGCTGGAGCCGATCCGCGGCATCCAGGAGCGGATCGAGACCGCCGCCGAGCGCGTCCGTCTGATCGACGAGGTCGGCGATTTCTCGCAGCCCGCTTCTCGCGCGTCGCTCTGGCGTGCACAGCGGCGACTGGATCTGCTGCGCGAGGTCGAGACGGAGCTGCGCGACCGCACCCGGGCCCTCGACCTGGAACTGCGGGAGAAGCGCGCGCTTGCCGCCGCGGCCGACGCCGAGCGGGAGGGACGCCTGGATGTCCTGCGGCAGTCCGGCGGTGACCGCCTGGAGACCGCGCAGCGCGAGCTGCGCGGGGTCGAACGTCGTCTCAGCGAGGTCAGGCGAGAGCGGGAGCGCTTCGACGCCGATCTGAACGAACTGGACGAGGAGATCACGACCCGCGAGCAGTTCGATGCGCTGCTCGGACGTGCCGCAGAAGCCACGAGCGACGCAGCCGGTCGGCGCGCGGCTCGCGCGGAGTTCGCTGAGGCGGAATCGACCCGTGCCCGTCTGGCCCGAGAACTCGCCGCGATCGAGGACGAACGCGACAAGGGGAGCCGTGTTCGCGGCAGCATCCCCTCCGCCCTCGACGACTCACGTGCGCTGCTCGCCCGCGCCGCAGGCCTGGAACCCTCGGATCTGCCGTTCGTCGGCGAGCTGATCGAGGTGCGCACGGAGTTCGAGCCGTGGCGCGAAGCGTTCAACCTCGCACTCGGCGGCTTCGCCACCACACTGCTCATCGACGAGGCCCACCTGCCCGCGTTCCGCGCGGCGATCGACACCGTGCGCACGCCTGTGCGTCTGCGATACGAGGGGATCCAGTCCGGACTCGCGCAGACGAGATCCGGCGATGTCACCACGATGCCCGGACGTCTGGAGTATCGCGACTCCACGTTCACGGGCTGGCTGCAGCAGCGCCTCGACGAGCGGTTCGCCTTCGTGTGCGTCGATTCGTCCGCGCAGCTGGGCGAGCACCGTATGGCTCTGACGATCGCCGGTCAGATGTCGCAGGGGAGCCGCGGCGCGCACGGAGGACACGGGCGAGAGAACGTGCTCGGCTTCTCGAACGAGCGACGCCTTCGCGACCTCGACGGGCAGCTCGAACGCCTGCGTGGCAAGGTCGACGCCGCCGCGGGCGCCGTGCGCAACGCCGAGGCGGCGCTCGACGGCATCGAGCGCCGTGCCGCGATCTTCCAGCGCATCAAGGACCTCACCTGGGACCAGGTGGACGTCGCGGCCGTCGAAGCTGAACGGGATCGCTGGATCGCCGTGGAGACCGAAGTCACCGACGCCAACCCTGAGATCGCACGTCTGCGCGCAGAGACCGAAGAGCTCAAGGCCCGCTCAGCGCGACTCAACGGTGAGATCGGTGCGACGAGCGTCGAGCGCGACCAGGTCGAGAAGCGCTGGGGCGATGTCACCGACGATGTGGACGCATGCCAGAGCGTGATCGACGCGGCAGAGGCCGCCGAGATCGCCCTCGACGCCGTCCAGTCGCGCTTCCTCGATGACCGTTTCATGCTCGCCGAGGAGGAGGCGCAGGAGAGCGCATCCGCGCGGCTCGCCCGCCTCGATCTCGCCGTCGGGTCCGCCGCGCAGCGCCTCAGCGACGACAGGCGCACCGCGGCGGATACACACGCCGAGCAGCGCGACAGCATGCAGCGTCTGATGCGTGGCTTCTTGGAACGCTGGCCGAGCCTGGCGCTGCTCCCGGATCCGGATGCCTCGGTGGGGGAGTTCGAGCGCATCCTCGAGACCCTGAAGACGAGTGGCCTGCACGAGCTGGAGAACGAGTGGCGCGACAGCCTGCTCAAGCTCTCGGGCAATGACCTGACGAGCCTGGACTCCACGCTGAGCCGGTCGCTGCGGGAGATCAAGGAGCGGATCGACCCCATCAACCGCATCATGGAGGCTCTGCCGTTCTACGACGATGCGCATCGCCTGCAGATCTCGCCGCGGGAGAACACCTCCGAGCCCCGCAAGCGCTTCCGCCGCGACCTTCGCGAGGTGCGCGCACTGATCGAAGATGCGACGACGGATGCTGAGCGTGAGCACGCCTACGCGCGGATGTCGCGACTGATCGGGCGCATGCGCCGGACCGCCCCCGACTTCGCCGAGCTGATCGACGTGCGCAACCACGTGCGCGTGAGTGCGGAGCGGATCGACGCCCAGACGAAGCAGCATGTGGCTCTCTACGACCACATCGGTGAGAAGTCGGGTGGCGAATCGCAGGAGCTCGTCGCCTTCATCGTCGGGGCGGCCCTGCGCTACCAGCTCGGCGACGCCGGCGCAGAGCGCCCGCGCTACGCTCCGGTGTTCATGGACGAGGCCCTCATCAAGGCCGACGCGCACTTCACCAAGCGCGCGATCGGCGCCTGGAGGGGTCTGGGCTTCCAGCTCATCATCGGCGCGCCGAATGACAAGTACAGCGCGATCGAGCCGCACGTCGACGTCGAGTACGACATCCTCAAAGACACCCGCGGACGGTCCTGGGCGAAGGCGAAAGTCGGCCTGCCGCAGACCGCGGGCTGA
- a CDS encoding tripartite tricarboxylate transporter TctB family protein, whose protein sequence is MFAVLMLTLGVFALVGVFGIRVPVGAQVGPTVFPLVVSILLLAASAAVIVGIFRGQRVELEEGEDIDESMSTDWLTLAKIVALIVAHLLLLEPIGWAPSAAILFGGVAWSLGAKRWWMAFLVGLLVALSVQIVFGGLLGLSLPWGPLFGWLGGMF, encoded by the coding sequence GTGTTCGCCGTTCTCATGCTCACACTCGGGGTCTTCGCCCTGGTCGGAGTCTTCGGTATTCGCGTGCCCGTGGGCGCGCAGGTGGGACCGACCGTCTTCCCGCTGGTCGTCTCGATCCTCCTCCTCGCCGCGTCGGCGGCGGTGATCGTAGGAATCTTCCGCGGCCAGCGTGTGGAGCTCGAAGAGGGTGAGGACATCGACGAGTCGATGTCCACCGACTGGCTCACGCTCGCGAAGATCGTCGCCCTGATCGTCGCGCATCTGCTCCTGCTCGAACCCATCGGCTGGGCGCCTTCTGCGGCGATCCTGTTCGGCGGCGTGGCCTGGTCGCTCGGTGCCAAGCGCTGGTGGATGGCCTTCCTCGTTGGCCTCCTCGTCGCGCTCAGCGTGCAGATCGTGTTCGGCGGACTGCTGGGTCTGTCGCTGCCGTGGGGCCCGCTCTTCGGCTGGCTGGGAGGGATGTTCTGA
- a CDS encoding sensor histidine kinase — protein MTTTAEQAMTTDAPTVPLTAPLPVTAPVAPAPAPERLRTLRTRTLPARWRITAWIILSTVFTMLAVGLIGRSLFLSGVETAANTEIEQEAAEFVRFIDTGIDAGTDEPFASVEKLLADFVGRQSVHENEILVGVVDGEVLTVADGVAPEEKHPLDMTPGRSIPAEMLAPTVRAGASEDSPAGPLRWGRVDFTLGERSGALLIVQLTGDDRAAVEEGVAAFAGIAFAGILLSSGVAWLVAGQILAPVRAVHRVAQSISEHDLTTRVPVEGTDDIAAVATTFNQMLDRLERLHATQQQFVDDAGHELRTPITVVRGQLELLSDDPEERAETLRLVNDELSRMSRIVTDLLVLARAQQPDFVRIAGCDVATLTLDIEAKAQALGDRRWQLMEVAEGTVRLDPQRVTQAVLQLAANAVQVTNDGDRIRIGSRFEGAGMDRRLQLWVQDTGPGVAPDDAERIFERFVRGGARADTNGPTPRSGSGLGLAIVRAITDGHGGAAWVDSVFGEGATFGIDLPAPETDVTTEKGL, from the coding sequence ATGACGACGACAGCGGAGCAGGCGATGACGACTGACGCGCCCACCGTGCCTCTCACCGCGCCCCTCCCGGTCACCGCACCGGTCGCTCCAGCTCCCGCGCCCGAGCGGCTGCGGACCCTGCGCACCCGCACGCTGCCCGCCCGCTGGCGGATCACCGCGTGGATCATCCTGAGCACGGTCTTCACGATGCTCGCCGTGGGGCTGATCGGCCGAAGCCTCTTTCTCTCGGGTGTTGAGACCGCGGCGAACACCGAGATCGAACAGGAAGCCGCCGAGTTCGTGCGCTTCATCGACACCGGGATCGATGCGGGCACCGATGAGCCGTTCGCCTCGGTCGAGAAGCTGCTCGCGGATTTCGTGGGTCGCCAGTCGGTGCACGAGAACGAGATCCTCGTCGGCGTCGTCGACGGTGAGGTGCTCACGGTCGCCGACGGCGTCGCTCCTGAGGAGAAGCATCCGCTGGACATGACGCCCGGCAGGAGCATCCCGGCCGAGATGCTCGCGCCGACCGTGCGTGCCGGGGCATCAGAGGACTCGCCTGCCGGCCCCCTGCGCTGGGGGCGCGTGGACTTCACCCTGGGCGAGCGCAGCGGCGCACTCCTGATCGTGCAGCTGACCGGCGACGACCGGGCCGCAGTGGAGGAGGGCGTCGCGGCGTTCGCCGGCATCGCCTTCGCAGGAATTCTGCTGAGCTCGGGCGTCGCGTGGCTCGTGGCGGGGCAGATCCTCGCCCCGGTACGCGCCGTGCACCGCGTCGCGCAGAGCATCAGCGAACACGACTTGACGACCCGCGTGCCCGTCGAGGGCACCGACGACATCGCCGCGGTCGCGACGACCTTCAATCAGATGCTGGATCGCTTGGAGCGCCTGCACGCGACGCAGCAGCAGTTCGTGGACGACGCGGGGCACGAGCTGCGCACACCGATCACCGTGGTGCGCGGACAGCTCGAACTGCTCAGTGATGACCCGGAGGAGCGCGCCGAGACGCTGCGCCTCGTGAATGACGAGCTGAGCAGGATGAGTCGGATCGTCACCGATCTTCTGGTGCTCGCACGCGCACAGCAGCCGGACTTCGTGCGCATCGCCGGGTGCGATGTCGCGACGCTCACGCTCGACATCGAGGCGAAGGCGCAGGCGTTGGGTGATCGTCGCTGGCAGCTCATGGAAGTCGCGGAAGGCACCGTGCGTCTGGACCCGCAGCGCGTCACCCAGGCTGTCCTCCAACTCGCGGCGAATGCGGTGCAGGTCACGAACGACGGCGACCGCATCCGCATCGGATCGCGCTTCGAGGGCGCTGGTATGGATCGCCGTCTGCAGCTCTGGGTGCAGGACACCGGTCCCGGCGTCGCCCCGGACGACGCGGAGCGCATCTTCGAGCGCTTCGTGCGCGGCGGCGCACGTGCCGACACGAACGGTCCGACACCGCGCTCCGGCTCGGGGCTGGGCCTCGCCATCGTTCGTGCGATCACGGACGGTCACGGCGGCGCCGCATGGGTCGACAGCGTCTTCGGTGAGGGCGCCACCTTCGGCATCGACCTGCCCGCTCCGGAAACTGATGTCACGACCGAGAAGGGACTCTGA
- a CDS encoding sulfite exporter TauE/SafE family protein, whose protein sequence is MNSAETEQRGVRGYAILIGIGLTAGLLSGLFGVGGGTVIVPLLVLMLGFNQRLAAGTSLGAIVPTASIGVLSYAASDSVAWIPALLLAVGAVVGAQIGTRLLPRVSQTVLRWIFVGFLVLVIVSLFLVIPSRDAVLTLDWISGLALVVVGVLTGILSGLIGVGGGIVVVPVLMLAFGTSDLVAKGTSLLMMIPAAVSGTIGNLRHRNIDLVAAGVVGLSACATTALGAWIATLINPAVANMLFAAYLVVIGTQLALRAIRDRRP, encoded by the coding sequence GTGAATTCCGCAGAGACCGAGCAGCGGGGTGTGCGCGGCTACGCGATCCTGATCGGCATCGGCCTCACGGCGGGACTCCTCTCCGGACTGTTCGGCGTTGGCGGGGGCACCGTGATCGTGCCGCTTCTCGTGCTGATGCTGGGATTCAACCAGCGTCTCGCCGCCGGAACCTCGTTGGGTGCGATCGTGCCCACCGCGAGCATCGGCGTGCTCTCGTATGCGGCCTCGGATTCCGTCGCCTGGATTCCTGCGCTTCTGCTCGCCGTCGGGGCCGTCGTGGGCGCGCAGATCGGCACGCGGCTGCTGCCGCGGGTGTCGCAGACCGTGCTGCGCTGGATCTTCGTCGGCTTCCTGGTCCTGGTTATCGTGAGTCTGTTCCTGGTGATTCCGTCGCGGGATGCCGTGCTCACGCTCGACTGGATCTCGGGCCTCGCGCTCGTTGTCGTCGGCGTCCTCACCGGCATTCTCTCCGGTCTGATCGGCGTCGGCGGGGGCATCGTGGTGGTTCCGGTGCTCATGCTCGCCTTCGGAACGAGCGATCTGGTCGCCAAGGGCACGTCGCTGCTCATGATGATTCCGGCCGCGGTGTCGGGGACGATCGGCAACCTGCGTCATCGCAACATCGACCTGGTCGCTGCGGGTGTCGTCGGTCTCTCGGCGTGTGCGACGACCGCGCTCGGCGCCTGGATCGCCACGCTGATCAACCCGGCCGTCGCGAACATGCTGTTCGCGGCATATCTGGTCGTCATCGGAACGCAGCTGGCACTTCGCGCGATCCGCGACCGTCGCCCCTGA
- a CDS encoding tripartite tricarboxylate transporter permease gives MDSWTLLLEGFATALQPQYLVFAFLGVLLGTAVGVLPGIGPAMTVALLLPLTYTLEPAAALITFAGIYYGGMYGGSTTSILLNTPGESASIVTAIEGNKMAKLGRGAAALATAAIGSFIAGTIATIGLTLLAPVLARFAVNLGPADYVALIVIAFITVGALLGSSVSRGMVSLGVGLFLGLVGTEILSGQQRYTLGVPALADGIDVVLVAVGLFAVGESLYIAARLRRGPIALIPVTRGWRSWMTREDWRRSWKPWLRGSAIGFPIGTIPAGGADVATFLSYAAERKLSTRKDEFGRGAIEGVAGPEAANNAAAAGVLVPLLTLGLPTTATAAIIITAFQSYGIQPGPQLFTNQPALVWALVASLYIGNVILLVLNLPLVGMWVKLLQIPRPYLYAGILVFAVFGAYALNFSTIDILILLIIGVLGYFMRRYGYPIAPLVVGMILGPMGEAQLRRALQISQGDLTTLVTQPFAASAYGVLILLIAGGLWLKRRQRRYEQALTESIAVPIKADSEI, from the coding sequence ATGGATAGCTGGACTCTTCTGCTCGAGGGCTTCGCGACGGCGTTGCAGCCGCAGTACCTCGTGTTCGCGTTCCTGGGTGTGCTTCTCGGCACCGCCGTGGGTGTGCTCCCCGGGATCGGGCCCGCGATGACGGTCGCGCTGCTGCTGCCGCTCACCTACACGCTGGAGCCCGCGGCCGCGCTCATCACGTTCGCCGGCATCTACTACGGCGGCATGTACGGCGGCTCGACCACATCGATCCTGCTCAACACCCCCGGCGAATCCGCCTCGATCGTGACAGCGATCGAGGGAAACAAGATGGCCAAGCTCGGACGCGGTGCCGCCGCTCTCGCGACCGCCGCGATCGGCTCGTTCATCGCGGGCACGATCGCGACCATCGGCCTGACGCTGCTCGCCCCGGTGCTCGCGCGATTCGCCGTGAATCTGGGCCCCGCGGACTACGTCGCGCTGATCGTCATCGCCTTCATCACGGTCGGAGCCCTGCTGGGCTCCTCGGTGTCGCGCGGCATGGTGTCGCTCGGTGTCGGTCTGTTCCTCGGGCTCGTGGGCACCGAGATCCTCTCCGGCCAGCAGCGCTACACGCTCGGCGTCCCCGCGCTTGCCGACGGCATCGATGTCGTCCTGGTCGCCGTCGGTCTCTTCGCCGTCGGTGAGAGCCTCTACATCGCCGCCCGCTTGCGACGCGGTCCGATCGCGCTCATCCCGGTGACCCGTGGGTGGCGCAGCTGGATGACCCGTGAGGACTGGAGGCGGTCCTGGAAGCCGTGGCTGCGCGGATCGGCGATCGGATTCCCGATCGGCACGATCCCCGCCGGCGGCGCGGACGTCGCGACGTTCCTCTCCTACGCGGCGGAGCGCAAGCTCTCCACGCGGAAGGACGAGTTCGGTCGCGGCGCGATCGAGGGAGTGGCCGGTCCGGAAGCGGCGAACAACGCCGCGGCCGCCGGTGTGCTCGTGCCCCTGCTGACGCTGGGTCTTCCCACGACGGCAACCGCCGCGATCATCATCACGGCATTCCAGTCGTATGGCATCCAGCCCGGGCCGCAGCTGTTCACCAACCAGCCGGCCCTCGTGTGGGCACTCGTGGCAAGCCTCTACATCGGCAACGTCATCTTGCTCGTGCTGAACCTGCCGCTCGTCGGCATGTGGGTCAAGCTGCTGCAGATCCCGCGACCGTACCTGTATGCGGGCATCCTGGTGTTTGCCGTGTTCGGCGCCTACGCGCTGAACTTCTCGACGATCGACATCCTGATCCTCCTGATCATCGGTGTCCTCGGCTACTTCATGCGGCGTTACGGGTACCCGATCGCACCTCTCGTGGTCGGCATGATCCTCGGTCCGATGGGTGAAGCGCAGCTGCGCCGTGCCCTGCAGATCAGTCAGGGAGACCTGACGACGCTGGTGACGCAGCCCTTCGCCGCGAGCGCCTACGGCGTGTTGATCCTGCTGATCGCGGGCGGTCTGTGGCTGAAGCGTCGCCAGCGTCGATACGAGCAGGCACTCACGGAATCGATCGCGGTGCCGATCAAGGCGGATTCGGAGATCTGA
- a CDS encoding Bug family tripartite tricarboxylate transporter substrate binding protein produces MRTATKRTVSLAAIIAAGALALTACAGGTTPAAPEKGDAPEAEAITDVNIVVPADPGGGWDQTGRAIAQVLTGDGIVSSAPVTNIGGAGGTVGLASLANEKKQNTLMVTGLVMVGAVETNASKVRLEDTTPIARLTDEPLVIVVPAASPYKTLDDLVDDIVANGQAVSITGGSAGGADHILAGLVLEASGLKAEEIPTKLNYIPNSGGGEATALIIGNQVSAGISGVGEFVQHIESGDMRALAVSSENPVEQLPDTPTITDEGIDVVLTNWRGVIAPGGIDDATRAELERVVTELHETDAWTSELETRGWNDAFLIGSEFDSFLKTNIMDVSATLKNIGLVG; encoded by the coding sequence ATGAGAACTGCAACGAAGCGGACGGTCAGCCTGGCCGCCATCATCGCGGCCGGAGCGCTGGCATTGACGGCCTGCGCCGGAGGCACGACACCCGCCGCCCCGGAGAAGGGCGACGCGCCCGAAGCCGAAGCGATCACGGACGTCAACATCGTCGTTCCGGCCGACCCGGGCGGCGGCTGGGACCAGACCGGGCGTGCGATCGCCCAGGTTCTGACCGGTGACGGCATCGTGTCGAGCGCGCCCGTCACGAACATCGGCGGTGCCGGTGGCACCGTCGGTCTCGCATCGCTCGCGAACGAGAAGAAGCAGAACACTCTCATGGTGACCGGCCTCGTCATGGTGGGCGCTGTGGAGACCAACGCGTCGAAGGTGCGCCTGGAGGACACGACCCCGATCGCCCGTCTGACCGACGAGCCGCTGGTCATCGTCGTTCCCGCGGCGTCGCCGTACAAGACGCTCGACGACCTCGTCGACGACATCGTCGCCAACGGGCAGGCCGTGTCGATCACGGGCGGCTCGGCCGGTGGCGCCGACCACATCCTTGCGGGCCTGGTGCTCGAGGCATCCGGTCTCAAGGCCGAGGAGATCCCGACGAAGCTGAACTACATCCCGAACTCGGGTGGGGGCGAGGCAACAGCCCTCATCATCGGCAACCAGGTCTCCGCAGGCATCTCCGGCGTCGGCGAGTTCGTCCAGCACATCGAGTCGGGCGACATGCGCGCGCTCGCCGTCTCGTCGGAGAACCCGGTCGAGCAGCTGCCCGACACCCCGACGATCACGGACGAGGGCATCGATGTCGTCCTCACCAACTGGCGCGGCGTGATCGCACCGGGTGGCATCGACGACGCGACGCGTGCGGAACTCGAGCGGGTTGTGACGGAGCTGCACGAGACCGACGCATGGACGTCGGAGCTCGAGACGCGCGGATGGAACGATGCGTTCCTGATCGGCTCGGAGTTCGACTCGTTCCTGAAGACGAACATCATGGATGTCTCGGCGACCCTGAAGAACATCGGTCTGGTTGGTTGA
- a CDS encoding PAS domain-containing protein: MTLAAGIITGVLHEQAIRDAYKDRMQAVAQSIAGLPTVINAFDDADPSRVIQPIAEVIREASDLAYVVIANEEGIRYSHPNPDRIGERVSTDPSIPLAGEIYVGTQTGTLGTTWRVKVPVFDSGEVIGTASVGILESELNEEFVNNLFWLTGAMVTAAIIGVFGSTWVTSIIRRRIYRLEPHEIAALVKNRETTMHRLSEGVIVVEHDGMISLVNDAAADLLDSTADQLTGAHVDDALPAELVRILNEGESAGSPVIIGPRVIVARSTGARVDGEASEATILLRDHTELHDVVRRVDAADAIIAFRERQGLPKGLSAETLDRVAAALAQHPDASASEVGDALGISRVSARRYLEHLASIGRATRALDYGTKGRPSTRYRMLDATTGPTVVPR, translated from the coding sequence GTGACCCTCGCGGCCGGAATCATCACCGGCGTCCTGCATGAGCAGGCGATCCGCGACGCGTACAAAGACCGGATGCAGGCGGTGGCGCAGTCCATCGCAGGCCTCCCCACGGTGATCAATGCCTTCGATGACGCGGACCCTTCGCGCGTGATCCAGCCGATCGCCGAGGTCATCCGCGAAGCATCCGATCTCGCGTACGTGGTGATCGCCAATGAAGAGGGCATCCGCTACTCGCACCCGAACCCCGACCGCATCGGTGAGCGGGTCTCCACCGACCCGTCCATTCCGCTCGCGGGTGAGATCTATGTCGGTACCCAGACCGGAACCCTCGGCACCACGTGGCGGGTGAAAGTCCCGGTGTTCGACAGCGGCGAGGTGATCGGCACGGCATCGGTGGGCATCCTCGAGAGCGAGCTGAACGAGGAGTTCGTCAACAACCTCTTCTGGCTCACCGGCGCGATGGTGACGGCCGCGATCATCGGCGTATTCGGCTCCACCTGGGTCACCTCGATCATCCGCCGTCGCATCTACCGCCTGGAACCTCACGAGATCGCCGCCCTCGTGAAGAACCGGGAGACGACCATGCACCGGCTGAGCGAGGGCGTGATCGTCGTCGAGCACGACGGAATGATCAGCCTCGTCAACGACGCCGCCGCCGATCTGCTCGACTCCACCGCAGACCAGCTCACCGGAGCGCACGTCGACGATGCGCTGCCCGCCGAGCTCGTCCGGATCCTCAACGAGGGTGAGTCCGCGGGAAGCCCTGTCATCATCGGGCCCCGTGTGATCGTCGCGCGCAGCACGGGCGCACGCGTGGATGGCGAAGCATCCGAGGCGACGATCCTGCTGCGCGACCACACCGAGCTCCACGATGTCGTGCGCCGCGTCGATGCGGCCGACGCGATCATCGCTTTCCGTGAGCGCCAGGGACTGCCGAAGGGCCTCAGCGCAGAGACGCTGGACCGCGTTGCAGCCGCGCTCGCCCAGCATCCGGATGCCTCGGCATCGGAGGTGGGCGACGCTCTCGGAATCTCCCGGGTGAGCGCGCGCCGCTACCTGGAGCATCTCGCGAGCATCGGCCGCGCGACACGCGCCCTGGACTACGGCACGAAGGGACGCCCCAGCACGCGCTACCGGATGCTGGATGCGACCACCGGTCCGACGGTCGTCCCTCGCTAA